A single genomic interval of Fructobacillus americanaquae harbors:
- a CDS encoding amino acid ABC transporter permease — protein MSGFFSAFTEANLGYLMGGLGITVGVSIISVILSLIFGSIIGIVFFEKIPYFSSFVGTINNIVRNLPLLLIIFFTYFALPQLGLHLPIFWATVVAMTVFQSAMLAEIVRGGLEAVDIGQFEGARANGLSNMQTMWHIVLPQAYKKMIPPIISQLISLVKDTSLASGIVLAELTYRGQIIYAQNTNFIVPVLVVMTLVYFLLNYGLSLIAKWFDHKLA, from the coding sequence ATGTCAGGATTTTTTAGTGCCTTTACAGAGGCAAACCTCGGCTACTTGATGGGCGGTCTAGGAATTACCGTTGGGGTTTCAATCATCTCGGTTATTTTGAGTCTGATTTTTGGTTCCATTATTGGAATTGTTTTCTTTGAAAAGATTCCTTACTTCTCAAGCTTCGTTGGAACAATCAATAATATCGTCCGTAACTTGCCGTTGCTGTTAATCATTTTCTTTACCTACTTTGCCTTGCCACAGTTAGGTCTGCACTTGCCAATTTTTTGGGCAACGGTTGTGGCTATGACTGTTTTCCAGTCAGCCATGCTAGCTGAGATTGTCCGCGGCGGATTGGAAGCTGTTGATATCGGCCAATTTGAGGGGGCACGTGCCAATGGTTTGTCTAACATGCAGACGATGTGGCACATTGTTTTGCCACAAGCCTACAAGAAAATGATTCCACCGATTATTTCGCAACTGATTTCCTTAGTGAAGGATACGAGTTTGGCGTCTGGAATTGTTCTTGCGGAATTGACTTATCGTGGTCAAATTATCTATGCACAAAACACGAATTTCATCGTGCCTGTCTTGGTTGTGATGACCTTGGTTTATTTTTTGTTAAACTACGGTCTGTCATTGATTGCCAAGTGGTTTGATCATAAGTTGGCATAA
- a CDS encoding amino acid ABC transporter ATP-binding protein has product MSMIEFKDVQKYYGDFHALHDVNLKIDAGETVVLIGPSGSGKSTLIRTINGLEEIEEGQLLVDGFDLHDPKTDINKIRKNVGMVFQHFNLYNNQTVLENIMLAPRLVLHRDEAENKRIAMELLEQVGLADKANSMPAALSGGQKQRVAIARSLAMKPKALLFDEPTSALDPEMIGGVLDVMRDIARDSEMTLLVVTHEMNFAKAVADRVIFMADGRILEDSSTEAFFENPTEPRAKKFLNQVEHH; this is encoded by the coding sequence ATGTCAATGATTGAATTCAAAGATGTACAAAAGTACTATGGGGATTTTCATGCCTTACATGATGTGAACTTGAAAATTGACGCGGGTGAAACGGTAGTCCTGATTGGCCCATCTGGTTCCGGAAAGTCAACTTTGATTCGCACAATCAACGGTTTGGAAGAAATCGAAGAGGGACAATTGTTGGTTGATGGTTTTGACCTGCATGATCCCAAGACAGATATTAATAAGATTCGTAAGAACGTTGGGATGGTTTTCCAGCACTTTAACCTTTACAATAATCAGACGGTTTTGGAAAATATTATGCTGGCACCGCGCTTGGTTTTGCATCGCGATGAGGCTGAAAATAAGCGAATTGCCATGGAATTGTTGGAACAGGTTGGTTTAGCCGATAAGGCCAATAGCATGCCGGCTGCGTTATCAGGCGGACAGAAGCAACGAGTGGCCATTGCCCGTTCACTAGCAATGAAGCCAAAGGCCTTACTGTTTGATGAGCCAACTTCTGCTTTGGACCCCGAAATGATTGGGGGTGTACTTGATGTTATGCGCGATATTGCGCGTGATTCGGAGATGACCTTGCTGGTGGTGACTCATGAAATGAATTTTGCCAAGGCGGTTGCTGATCGGGTAATCTTTATGGCTGATGGCCGAATCTTAGAAGATAGTTCAACCGAAGCATTCTTTGAGAACCCGACAGAACCACGGGCCAAGAAGTTCTTGAACCAGGTAGAACATCACTAA
- a CDS encoding transporter substrate-binding domain-containing protein: MEKIRRRRFGIIASLVLATLILLGAFWASVTIEKNKAHQDTLARVEKKGQITWGVKADTKLFGLMDTKTAQPAGFEIDLAKAMTAQIAKQTNTKLSAAFVPVTSASRIQLLKNTNIDGLISTLTITPERAKIVDFTKVYFNAGQSLLVKKDSGIQSVKDMNDPKYTVLVVVGTTAAQETKKYAPKAKIIALQDYASAMQALKSGQGQALSTDNAILYGLATENPDYHLVGGIFTQAPYGMAFDHNQKPMTKQANRALKVLQENGTYNRLVEKWFRNVPGLDWHDLEVNK; the protein is encoded by the coding sequence ATGGAAAAGATTAGACGACGCCGTTTTGGAATCATTGCCTCGCTGGTTTTGGCTACCCTGATTTTGCTGGGAGCCTTTTGGGCCAGCGTGACGATTGAGAAAAACAAAGCGCACCAAGATACCTTGGCCCGGGTTGAAAAGAAGGGGCAAATAACATGGGGTGTCAAAGCCGATACGAAACTCTTTGGCTTGATGGATACTAAGACTGCCCAACCAGCTGGTTTTGAAATTGACTTGGCCAAGGCGATGACCGCCCAAATTGCTAAACAAACAAATACGAAACTTTCAGCAGCTTTTGTGCCGGTTACTTCTGCTTCACGAATTCAATTGCTGAAAAATACGAATATCGATGGACTGATTTCCACGTTGACGATTACACCGGAAAGAGCAAAAATTGTAGACTTTACGAAAGTCTACTTTAACGCCGGTCAATCATTACTGGTTAAAAAAGACTCAGGTATTCAATCTGTTAAGGATATGAACGATCCGAAGTACACCGTTTTAGTTGTCGTCGGAACGACTGCCGCCCAAGAGACGAAAAAGTACGCTCCAAAGGCTAAAATTATTGCCTTGCAGGATTATGCTTCTGCCATGCAGGCCTTGAAATCGGGTCAGGGACAGGCACTTTCAACGGATAATGCCATCCTTTATGGCCTAGCGACCGAAAATCCAGACTACCACCTTGTTGGTGGAATCTTTACGCAGGCACCATATGGAATGGCCTTTGATCATAACCAAAAACCAATGACAAAGCAGGCTAACCGAGCGTTAAAGGTCTTGCAGGAAAATGGTACCTACAACCGTTTGGTTGAAAAGTGGTTCCGTAATGTTCCTGGCTTGGATTGGCATGATTTGGAGGTAAACAAATGA
- a CDS encoding amino acid ABC transporter permease, translated as MSLLNQYFSVFVQGFGHTLLASIIALIGSLILGTLFAIMQVSSSKINRAIGNIYVQVFRNIPLLIVTLFLYLAVAKVIKMTGFVAGTVGLTLYTSAFIAESVRAGILSIEAGQMEGARANGLTFNQAMRVIILPQAFKVAIPSLGNQLINLVKNSSILAFVGGLDLMYQGNLVAAASFDTFMTYIIIGVFYLMITMPLSYYVQHLETKLKKNA; from the coding sequence ATGAGCCTTTTAAATCAATATTTTTCAGTTTTTGTCCAAGGATTTGGCCACACACTGTTGGCCAGTATCATTGCCTTAATCGGTTCGCTCATTTTGGGAACCCTCTTTGCCATTATGCAGGTCTCCTCTTCGAAGATTAACCGCGCCATTGGGAATATCTATGTTCAAGTTTTCCGGAATATTCCGCTCTTGATTGTTACGCTTTTCTTGTACTTGGCGGTCGCAAAGGTCATTAAGATGACGGGTTTTGTCGCTGGAACGGTCGGGTTGACGCTGTACACATCCGCTTTTATTGCCGAATCGGTTCGTGCCGGCATTCTGTCCATTGAAGCCGGCCAAATGGAAGGAGCTCGCGCTAACGGGTTGACCTTTAACCAAGCTATGCGGGTGATCATTTTACCCCAGGCCTTTAAGGTGGCGATTCCTTCATTGGGAAATCAGTTGATCAACCTGGTCAAAAATTCTTCCATTTTAGCCTTTGTTGGTGGTTTGGACTTAATGTACCAGGGGAATTTGGTAGCGGCAGCGTCCTTTGATACCTTTATGACCTATATCATTATTGGTGTTTTCTATTTGATGATTACGATGCCTTTGAGTTACTACGTCCAGCACTTGGAAACCAAGTTGAAGAAGAATGCTTAA
- a CDS encoding amino acid ABC transporter permease, translating into MSEFFNAFTSANMGYLLGGLAITVGVSALSVVLSLLFGSIVGIIQFEKIPFFSSFVGTLNNIVRNLPLLLIIFFTYFALPQLGLHLPIFWATVAAMTFFESAMLAEIVRGGLEAVDRGQFEGARANGLSNMQTLGHVVLPQAYKKMIPPIISQLISLVKDTSLASGIVLAEMTYRGQIVYAQNTNYIIPVLVVLTVVYFLLNYGLSLIAKYFDKKLA; encoded by the coding sequence ATGTCTGAATTTTTTAACGCTTTTACCTCAGCGAACATGGGCTATCTGCTCGGTGGCCTAGCTATTACTGTTGGCGTTTCAGCTCTTTCGGTTGTCTTGAGTCTTCTGTTTGGTTCCATTGTGGGGATTATTCAATTTGAAAAGATTCCATTTTTTTCATCCTTTGTTGGCACGTTGAACAACATTGTCCGCAACTTACCACTGCTGTTAATTATCTTTTTTACTTACTTTGCCTTGCCGCAATTAGGCCTGCACTTGCCAATTTTTTGGGCGACTGTGGCAGCGATGACGTTCTTTGAGTCGGCCATGTTGGCTGAAATTGTGCGTGGTGGCCTGGAAGCAGTTGATCGAGGGCAATTTGAGGGGGCTCGAGCAAACGGCTTGTCCAACATGCAGACGCTGGGACATGTTGTTTTGCCGCAGGCCTATAAGAAGATGATTCCACCAATTATTTCGCAGCTGATTTCCTTAGTGAAGGATACGAGTTTGGCATCTGGAATTGTCCTGGCTGAAATGACGTACCGGGGCCAGATCGTTTATGCTCAGAATACGAACTACATTATTCCTGTTCTTGTGGTCTTGACGGTGGTATACTTTTTGCTAAACTATGGTTTGTCATTAATCGCTAAGTACTTTGACAAAAAATTAGCTTAA